Proteins from a single region of Hordeum vulgare subsp. vulgare chromosome 6H, MorexV3_pseudomolecules_assembly, whole genome shotgun sequence:
- the LOC123403555 gene encoding non-specific lipid transfer protein-like 1 isoform X1: protein MALAGGATTAACLLVLLAIAHAAGAASHHAPAAAPAPDCTEALIGLADCLDYVLPGSKSAKPSKTCCGEVKTAVGTPATVKCLCEAMAAKETPIPINMTRVLALPGACGEPASVLNKCHALPGGAPAEAPAPSPSSGSAAASPPKANASARSPATILVATVAASLLAFYYL, encoded by the exons ATGGCCCTCGCCGGCGGCGCCACCACCGCGGCgtgcctcctcgtcctcctcgcgaTCGCCCACGCCGCGGGGGCGGCCAGCCACCACGCgccggcggcggcgccggcgccggacTGCACGGAGGCGCTGATTGGCCTCGCCGACTGCCTCGACTACGTGTTGCCCGGCAGCAAGTCGGCTAAGCCTTCCAAGACCTGCTGCGGGGAGGTGAAGACCGCCGTCGGCACCCCCGCCACCGTCAAGTGCCTCTGCGAAGCCATGGCCGCCAAGGAGACGCCCATACCGATCAACATGACACGGGTGCTCGCTCTCCCCGGCGCCTGCGGCGAACCCGCCTCCGTCTTGAACAAGTGCCATG CTCTGCCGGGTGGTGCTCCTGCTGAAG CACCGGCGCCTTCACCGTCCAGTGGCAGCGCGGCCGCTTCGCCACCGAAGGCGAATGCGTCGGCGAGGTCTCCCGCAACCATTCTCGTGGCAACCGTCGCGGCTTCGCTGCTCGCCTTCTATTACCTCTGA
- the LOC123403555 gene encoding non-specific lipid transfer protein-like 1 isoform X2, with amino-acid sequence MALTGGAATAACILVLLALAGAAEAASSAPPPVDCSALLAGLADCLDFVSPGSKSSQPSKACCGEVKTSVGSPAVVDCVCAAMFSKQTQLPINKTRVYALPNACGTPASVLNRCHALPGGAPAEAPAPSPSSGSAAASPPKANASARSPATILVATVAASLLAFYYL; translated from the exons ATGGCTCTCACAGGCGGCGCCGCCACCGCAGCGTGCATCCTCGTCCTCCTCGCGCTTGCCGGCGCGGCGGAGGCGGCCTCCTCGGCGCCGCCGCCGGTGGACTGCTCGGCATTGTTGGCTGGCCTCGCAGACTGCCTCGACTTTGTGTCGCCCGGCAGCAAGTCGAGCCAGCCTTCCAAGGCCTGCTGCGGGGAGGTGAAGACCTCCGTCGGCAGCCCCGCCGTGGTGGACTGCGTCTGCGCCGCCATGTTCTCCAAGCAAACGCAGTTGCCGATCAACAAGACGCGGGTGTACGCTCTCCCCAACGCCTGCGGCACACCCGCCTCCGTCTTGAACCGGTGCCATG CTCTGCCGGGTGGTGCTCCTGCTGAAG CACCGGCGCCTTCACCGTCCAGTGGCAGCGCGGCCGCTTCGCCACCGAAGGCGAATGCGTCGGCGAGGTCTCCCGCAACCATTCTCGTGGCAACCGTCGCGGCTTCGCTGCTCGCCTTCTATTACCTCTGA